The Rhodothermales bacterium nucleotide sequence ACGTGCGGCGGGGCCGGACGTTCCACGGGCGGAGGCGTGCGGTCCACCACCGGGGCCGGGCGCGCTGGCGGAGGGGTCCGCTCGACCACGGGCGGAGCGGCCTGCTGGGCCGGTCGACCGTCGCCGGGGGAATGGGAATAGGGCGGCTCGTCCTCGTGTACGTCGTCCCGCGAATCGTACTCCTCCATCGATCTCATCGTCGGGCGCTCGAGCTTTCTTTTATCGGGCGCGGCGAGGCGGATGAACCCGATCGGGTCCTGGCCCTCGAAGCGGGCAAGAATTTCCAGTTCGGACATCAAGAATGCCCGCAGCCGGGCCATGATTTCGTCCCGCCGGCCGGCGATCTTGGAGACATCCGTCTTCAGCCGCTTATGCTCGTTAAACGCCTTGCCTCGGATTTCTTCCGCCTCGGCGCGGGCTTCTTTCAGGATGATCTGCGCTTCGCGCTGGGCGTTCTCGATCGTCCGGTGCGAGTTGTCGCGGGCGGTTTCGAGGGCCTCCTGCAGGGCCTCCTCGATCTTCCGGTAATGGATGAGCTTGGAGTCCATATCCCGGATGTTCTGTTCGAGCCGGCGGTTTTCATCCAACAGGCTCCCCCACTGATCGGCCACCATATCGAGAAAACCCTGAACCTCCTGAGGATCGATGCCTCGGAATGTCCGGGTGAACTCCTGTTTCTTAATGTCGAGCGGGGTTAATTTCATGTAGATGCCCAATTTTTCGGATGCCAGGGGAAAAGCGTGGTACGAAATCGCTACCCGGGTCAGCCTGAAGATACAACATTGTACGATTCAACGAAAAACAACGAATTCAGGTCCCCGATCAGGACCGGGGTCCGAAAAGAGCGCTTCCGATCCGGACATGCGTGGCTCCTTCTTCGATCGCCACCTCGAAGTCCCCGCTCATGCCCATCGACAACGCATTCATGCCGGCGAGATGGGAATAGTCGCTCCGAGCGCGATCGAACACCTCTCGCAACCTACGAAACTCCGGCCGAACGGATTCAGGATCGTCGGTCGGCGAGGCCAGCGTCATAAATCCGAGTACATCCAACGTCTGCAACCGCCTGAGGCCCTCGAGCAGTCCGGCCAGGGCGTCCGGGTCGGCGCCGAACTTGGAGGCCTCTCCCGAGACGTTGACCTGTACGAAACAGGGCATCCGGCGGCCGGCGGCCTGCGCCCGCGCGTCCAACTCCTCGGCCAGCTCCAGACGGTCGACGCTGTGTACAAAATCCGCGCAGGCCACGACGTCTCGGACTTTATTGCGCTGGATGTGTCCAATCATGTGCCAGAACACCCCGTCCCCCCCTGTGGCCCCCTGTATTTCGCGGACTTTTTGCGTCAGTTCCTGGACGCGATTTTCGCCAAAATGCTGTACACCGGCGGCCATCGCCTCTAGAACGACCGCGATCGGGTACGTCTTAGTAACCGCCACCAGCGTCACCGACGACCGCTCGCGCCCCGCACGTTCACAGGCGCGGACAATGTGCTGTTCGATCTCCTGCAAACGTGTAGTCAGGTGGCCGGGTACGCGTTCCATAACGGCGTTAAACGTTTTTACGTTGAACGTTAAAATACTACAGCTACGTAGAACGTGCGATCAAACGAAAAAACGTTCAACGATTAACGTTCAACCCCTTTACCGTTCCGCCCTCAGCACCTCCAGCGGCGGCCGCGCGTAGATGCCGCGGCTATTAAGCAGGCCGATGACGAGGGTGAGACCGGTGATGAGGAGGCCGATTAGCACGATCGGGCCGAGTGAGGGTACAAAGGGGGTGTCGAACACGAATAGGGCGAGCGCCGCGCTGCTGGCCAGGGCGAGAAGCATCCCCGTCGCGGTCGCAAAAAAGCCCAGGAACAGGTACTCGATGAGCATGATCCGGATGAGTTGTCGGCGGGACGCCCCCAGCGTCTTGAGCAACACACTCTCTTCGATGCGCTGGAACCGGCTTACCGTGACCGCCGCCACGAGTACGATCATCCCCGTACACAGGCTGAAGAGCGCCATGAACCGCAGCACAAACGCGATCCGCTCGTAGATCGTGTCGAAGATATTCAGCACCAGCGTCAGATCGATCGACGAAACGTTCGGGTACCCGTTAAACAACGCGGCGGTGAGCGAACCCGCTTCGACGTCGCCGGCCGTCCGGGTCAGCATCACAAAAAATTGCGGCGCCGCCTCAAGCACGCCTTCGGGGAAGATGACAAAAAAGTTGGTCTGAAACCGTTGCCAGTCCACCGACCGCAGGCTGGACACATACGTCGTGATCGGCAGCCCCTGCACGTCCCACACGAGGGTGTCGCCGAGGCCCACGTTCAACTCTCTGGCCAGATCCTGCTCGACGCTGATCGGCACGATCTCCGCGTCGGCGGCAACCGTGCCGATAAAGGCGCCGGCCTCCAGGGTCTCCGCATCGTTCATGGCCCCGCGGTAGGACGACCGGTACTCCCGCCGCAGCGCCCAGCCCCCACCCTGCCGCGTCGTGTCGCGCCGCATGGCCTCGACATCGTCGCCCTTTACCCGCGCGAGCCGCATGGTTACGATGGGCACCTCTTCGATGATTTCCAACCCCTGCTGCAGGACGATTTCGCGCACGCCGCCGATCTGCACCTTTTGAATGTCGAACAAGACGGTATTCGGCCGGCCCTCGCCGCCGGCGACCTGGATCTGCGCCATCAAGGTCTGCTGAGCCAGGTAGAGTGTCATGATGAGGAACGTGCCGAGTCCCAGCGCCAGCATCAACATCAGCGTCTGGTTGTTCGGCCGGTACAGATTTGAGAGGCCCTGGCGCCAGGGATACGACCAGCTCGCCGGCATCAGGCGCGGCGCGAAATGGATGATCCCCTTCGCTACCAGCGCCAGCATCCCGAAGACGATGGTGACGGCGGCGGCATACCCGAGGCCCACTTCCCACTCCGGCGCCTGGATGATCGACAGACCTGCCACGACCAGCGCGATAATGACATAAATGCCCCGGCGCAGCCAGACGCTGCCGGCCGAAGGCGTCGCCTCGTAGGACCGCCGCAGCGTCAACAGGGGCGACACCTCACGCACCGCCAGCAGGGGCAGCAGAGAGAACAACACCGCCACCCCGAGCCCGACGCCAAACCCGAGGGCGATGGCCGGCCAGGACAGGGTTACGGCAACCGCCACGGGCAGCACCTCCGCCAGCAACGTGGGCACCAGGTACTGGATGCCGACCCCGATCGTGCAACCGATGGCGGCGGCCAGTGCGCCCATGACGCCGGCCTGGACAAGGAAGATCAGGAATGTCGGCGTCGATCGGGCGCCGAGGCACCGCAGCACGGCCACGGTTTCGATCCGCTGGGTGATGTAGACGTGCACCGTGCTGGCGACTCCAACGCCGCCCAGCAGAAGCGCCACCAGACCGACGAGGCCGAGAAATCGGTAGAGGTTGCTGAGGCCTTCGTTCCAATCGTCCTTCACTTCGGCCACGGTATCTATTCCCACCCGCTCCTCGTCGAGATGGGGGCGAATCGACTCGACCGTCTGCTCCACATCCCGCCCGTCTTCGAACAGGAAATACACCTCGTAGTCGGCCCGGCTACCGCGCTGGAGCAGCAGCGTGTCCAGGCCGGCGGAGGAGATGAAGATACGCGGACTAAACAGCGCAAACGCGGCGGACTCGCGGGGGGTCTTGATGATTTCGCCGGCGATCGGATAGGACACATTTCCCACCTGCACAGTATCTCCCACACGTACCCCGAACTGCTCGAGCAGCGCCCCATCCAGCAACGCCGCGCCGTCGCGGTGATACGCGACCGCCGCCTCGGGTGGGTCCGTCTCGATGGCGCCGTAAAACGGATACCCCTCATCGATCGCGCGAACCGTGGCGAGCCGCGCCCCCTGAACACGAGGGAAAAACGCCATCGAGGCAAACGAGATGCGTCGCGCTTGCCGGCCCCCGAGGGAATCGATCAACGCCTCGGTGGCCTCGCTGAAGGGTCCGCCCCGCTCGAGGCTCATATCCGCCCCGAACAACGCCGACGCCTCGTTGTCTACCGCCCGCTCCAGGTTATCGCCAAACGAGCGAATGGCCACCAAGGCCGCCACCCCCAACACCATGGACGACACAAACAACAACAACCGCCGGCGGCTGCCGCGGCTGTCTCGTAAGGCCATCGTGAAGACCCATTTAAGCATTGAAAAGTGGAAAGTGAAAAGTGAAAAGTTGAAAACTACCTGAACCTATCGCCAAATCCCCATCCTTGATCGCTATTCGCTATTGGCTAATCGCCTCCTCTTTCTTCGTATCCGAAACCACGGCGCCGCCGCGGAGGCGGATGATGCGTTCGGTGCGGCTGGCGAGGTCGATGTCGTGGGTGACGAGCACGAGCGTGGTGCCGGCGCGGGCGTTGAGGTCGAATAAGAGCCCCTCGATGACGGCGCCGGTATCGGAGTCCAGGTTGCCCGTGGGTTCATCGGCGAAGAGGATGCGCGGCTGGTTGATGAAGGCGCGCGCGATGCCGACACGTTGCTGCTCGCCGCCGGAAAGCTGTTTCGGGTAGTGGTGCATGCGATCGGCGAGGCCGACCTGCGCCAGAAGATCTCGCGCGCGGCCCGCGGCCTGTCGGTCCCCCCGCAATTCCGCCGGCACCATCACATTTTCAAGCGCCGACAGCGTGGGGATGAGCTGAAACGACTGGAAGATGAACCCGACCTGTTCGTTGCGTACCGCGGCCCGTTCGTCTTCCGTGAGCCGGCCTATTTCGACGCCGCAGAGCCGGATCGTCCCCGTGGAAGGAGCGTCCAGGCCGGCGCACAGGCCGAGTAGGGTGGTTTTGCCACTCCCTGAAGGCCCGACGATGGCGCACGTGTCGCCTTCGTTGAGCGTGACGGAAATCTCTTTGAGGACCGTCAGCGGCCTCCCGCCGCTCTGGTAGGTCTTCGCGATGTCGATCAGTTCGAGGACAGGTGTCCCTTGCATAATACTCCTGGCTGAAACATGGTCCGTCAGACTGGGGTAAGGAAAGCGCCAGCACACCATGAGATCCCTGCCCATGAAAAAAAGTCGCGTTTTTCGGTTCTTCCTCCCCCTTCTCCTGCTCATTGCCGCATGTGGCGGCCGGGAGGAGGCCGCGCCGGCGCCGGCCGAGATCGCCACGCCGCCGGCAGGCCTGGCGCGACAGACCATCCTCGTCCTCGGCAACAGCATCGCCGCCGGCCTGGGCGTCGAACCGGAGGAGTCCTTCCCCGGGCGTTTGCAGCAGTTCATCGACTCCACCGGGCTCGCTTTCGAGGTCGTGAACGCGGGTGTGTCGGGCGAAACCACGGCCGGCGGGCTGGGCCGAATCGACTGGCTCTTGCGGCAACGCGTCGATGTGCTCATCATTGAACTCGGGGGCAACGACGGGCTGCGCGGCACCGTCCCGGAGGCGACCAAGGCGAACCTCGTGGCGATCATCGAGCGCACCCGCGACCGGTACCCGGAGGCGGACATCCTGCTCGCCGGCATGCAGATGCCGCCCAACCTCGGCCAGCTGTATACAGAACGCTTCCGGGAGATCTTCCCCGAGATCGCCGCCGAACATGACACCCACCTCGTCCCATTCCTGCTGGACCGCGTCGGTGGCGTGGCCAGCCTCAACCAGCCGGACGGCATCCATCCTACTCCCGAGGGGCATCACATCGTGGCCGAGACCGTCTGGCGCTATCTCGAACCGGTGCTGCGTGCGCGGATGTTATAGCAGGACTGGATTCCGCGACCGTTTCTTGCTACCTTGCCGGCGTCGCGCCCTCTTATCATCCGCTCCAATACGACCGGCTGGCCACGCCGGCGGCGAAATTGCTCGCCATTTACGCGCGGCAGGCTCCCTGTACGGAACGTCTTGGTAGTCAGCCATGTTGACGGTCGGAATCGATCACTTCTTCAGCCCGGTGCTTTCAGGCACAGCGCACTCATGAATATGCCAGGCGGCTGCCGCCTTTTTGCCGTCTTTGCACCGTCCCAGGTATCCATGGAGGATTGCTCGCGCGCCCAACTGTTATGAGCTCGAATCAGGACCCGTCATACGACAAGCGCCTTGAGCAGCTCGAACGGACCGTGGCCCATCTCGAGTACACGATTTCGCGGCTCCAGGAGCGGCTGACGAGCAGTAACGCCCCTGTTCCACCGCGCCGACCGGCGCACCACGAAGGTTCGGATCCGCGGCCCGGCACCAGCCGGCTATTGGCCGACGTCAAGCCCGCGCCGGCCTCGGAAACACCCGTCCCGGCTGAACGACCAGGTCGTGTGCGGCCCATGTATGCGCTCAACGCCGATCGGTGGATGAACCGGGTCGGGCTGGCTTTTGTCCTCTTCGGCATCGTGTTCGGCATCAAATATTTTCTCGACCAGGCCTGGTTCACCCCGCTCCTGCGCGTCCTCTCCGGCCTTTCGGCGGGCGCCTTGTTGACACTCGCCGGCTTCCACTGGCACCGGAAGCGCACCCGTCTCGCCCAGGTCCTACTCTGCGCCGGGGTGGCCATGCTCTACCTGACGGCATTCGCCGCCTATCAGCTGTATTTTATCGTCCCGTACCCGGTCGCCTATTTCGGCATGTTCGCCGTATCGGTCGGCGCCTTCCTGCTGTCCATCAAGCGGGACGACCCTGTGGTGTCGATCCTGGCCGTCTTCGGCGGCCTGGTCACGCCTTTCATCATGCACTCGCAGGGCGACAACCTGTTCGGCATCATCAGTTATACGTCGCTCATCCTCACGGGCGCGGCGGTCATTTACTGGTTCACCGGGTGGCGTAGCCTGTTGTTTCTGTCGGCGATCGGGGGCTGGATCGTCATTATCCTCTGCTACCTGAACGTCGGCCTCTACTTCGAATCGGTCGCGGCCGACCGCTGGTTGCTGCTATTTGGCGTGTTGCTGGGCTGGGTGTTGTTCTGGGCGATGCCGGTCGTCCGCGGCATCCTCCGAGCGCGGTATCCCGAGCGATACGCCGCGCCTCCGCCGGTGCGCGCCGTCGGCTACTTCTTCAACCATCCCGCCCTCCCCCTCTCCGTCGCGACGCCGCTGCTGACCTTTGTGTTCAGCATGCTGATCTGGGACCTGTCTGATAACCTGTGGGGCTGGATCGCGCTCGAAGCGGCAGCCATCTACGGCTTCCTCTATCTGTATATCCGCGGACGGGACCTCAACCACCTGGCGCAGATGCAGGGCTTCGCGGCGTCGGTGCTGCTGGTGATGGGTCTGTTTCTCCTCTTCAAGGAATACGCCCTGCTGGTGGCTCTCGCGTCGGCGGCGGCTGTGATGCGTCATGTGGCACGCCTCATGAAGGACCGGATCATGTCCTTCAACTCGCATGCGCTTTTCCTGGTAGTGATCTCCTGGCTGACCATGCGGCTGTTGAATGTGGATGTGGCCGGCACGCCCGTTATGAACCTGCCAGCCCTCTGCGAGCTGGCCGTGATCGTCCTCTGCGCTAGCATGGCGCCCATCCTGCGCCGATCCTGGATGTACCTCATCTACCTCTTCTGCGCCCACTTCCTGTTTCTGGGATGGGTCTATCGCGAGGTGGGCTCGATGTACGGGGGCGAGGCCCTGGTGACGGCGATCTGGACCGGCTACGGCATCATCCTGTTTGCATTTTCGTACTGGAACAGCGCCCTGCTGCTTCGCCGCGTCGGAATCGGGACACTCGGGCTCACCCTCTCCAAATTTTTTCTGTTCGATCTGGATACCGTCGACCCGCTGGTCCGCGTCATCCTCTTCCTCGGCTTCGGGATCTCGTTCCTGGGCCTGAGCTCCCTCCTGCCCCGGCTCATCGCCCGCAACGTGCGCATTTCACAGGCGCCGGCGGCCGACGCTACTGAAACTGAAGGCAAAAGGTAAAGGAGAAAAGGCAAAAGTGACTGGTATTTTTTAACGGATCATTGCCAGTTTTTCCTTTTACATTTTCCCCTTTACCTTTCCCGTCAATCCACCGCCTTCACCTCGTTGGTCAACTTCACGATTGAATCCTTCGCGTCGCCGAAGAGCAACTGCGCGTTGTCGTAGAAAAACAGCTCGTTTTCCACGCCGGAGTAGCCGGGGCGCATGCTCCGCTTGAGGATGACGACGTTGCGGGACTTGTCGACGTTCAGGATAGGCATGCCGTAGATCGGACTGGCCTTGTCGTGGCGCGCGGCGGGGTTTACGACGTCGTTCGCGCCGATGACCAGCGTTACATCCGTATTGTCGAACTCGCCGTTGATATCATCCATCTCGAACAACTTGTCGTACGGCACATTGGCCTCGGCGAGGAGCACGTTCATATGGCCCGGCATGCGGCCGGCCACGGGATGGATCGCGTATTTCACGGTGACGCCCTTGGACTGCAACACGTCCGCAAGCTCGCGCACCTGATGCTGTGCTTGCGCCACGGCCATGCCGTATCCCGGGACGATGATCACGTTCTGGGCATAGCTGAGCATGATCGCGACGTCCTCGGGCGTTGTGGATCGCACGGATTTGCCTTCGAAGTTGGACTTCGACTCGCCGGCGTCCGCCGTGTTGTCGCCGCCAAAACCGCCCAGCAAAACGTTGATCAGCGAGCGGTTCATCGCGTCGCACATGATCTTGGTGAGGATCAACCCCGAAGCGCCCACCAGCGCACCGCTTACGATGAGCGCCGTATTGTCCAGCACAAACCCCGTGGCGGATGCCGCGAGACCCGAGTACGAGTTCAGTAGTGCGATGACCACCGGCATGTCCGCCCCGCCGATCGGGATCACGAGAAGAATACCCAGCAGGAGCGAAGCCACGACGACGCCGGCCGCCGCCCACAGCAGCCAATCGGAATGCGCCGGAAACGCGCCGGCCTCGTACGCCGCGAGCACATGCCCCGCGATCACCACGGCGGCCAGCAGGAGCGTCAACACGCGCATCCCGGGGAAGGAGATGGGATTGCCGCTCACCTTCCCGCTCAACTTGCCCACGGCGACGAAGCTGCCTGAAAACGTCACAGTGCCGATGAGGATACTCAAGAAGATGGTGATGCCGATCGCGGCACTAAACGGGGCCTCCGGCGCGGCCACCGAAGCCGGCTCGGCCGCCCAGACGATGTAGCGCATGAGTTCGGCGCCGGCGACCAACGTCGACCCGATCCCTCCGAGCCCGTTCAGCGCGCCCACCATCTCGGGCATGGACGTCATCTCTACCCGCCGCGCCATCACCAAACCGATGCCCGCGCCGATCACAAGGCCAAGCAGCATCTCGACGGGCGTCAAAATATCCGCCACGAACAACGTCGCCAGCACCGCGATCAGCATCGCGATCGACGACAACCTGTTCCCCTGCCGCGCCGTCGATGGCGACTGGAGACGCTTCATGCCGACAATAAAGAGCGAGGCGGCAAGCAAGTAAGCAAGATCGATCAGGGTAGCGATCATGGCGAAACGGAGAATGCGGTGGGAACGGAAAGGGTTTAACGTTTAGAAACTGTTGAGATTTATGGTTGGCTCCTATCCGAGTGTATGCTTTGTGTCCAATTGTCGCATTTCCCTGGGGTCGTCATCCCCGCGAAAGCGGGGATCCATGCAAATCTGTCTGAATGGCTTGGATCCCCAATCAAGTTGGGGATGACGAGTAGAGAGCATTCGCAAAATCTCAACAGTTTCTTAAGGTTCGAAGTTCAAGGTTGGGCCAGCAAGATACCTTGAACCTTAAACCCCACACCTTAAGCCTTCTTCTTGAACATCTGCAGCATCCGATCCGTCACCAGGAAGCCGCCGACGACGTTGATCGTCGCGACGATGACGGCCGCGAAACCCAGCCATTTCGCGGCGGAGCCACCGACCATGCCGGCCGCCACCAGGGCGCCGACGATCGTGATGCCGCTGATGGCGTTGGTGCCGGACATGAGGGGCGTGTGCAGCGTCTGCGGGACTTTGCTTATCACCTCGAACCCGATGAAGGAGGCCAGCACGAAGATGATCAGATTCTCTAACATGGTTTTAACGGTTCAACGCGTGACAGAAAGGGTGATCAAGCAGCGAGCAGGCTCTTCACCCGCTCGTTGACGACTTCGCCGGCGTGGGTGACGCAGGCGCCTTTGATGATGTCGTCTCCAAAATCCAGCTGAAATGCCCCGTCCTTGTAGAAATCCAGGATCATGGCCATCAGCACGCGGGCGTACATCTGGCTGGCGTGCACGGGCATTTCGGCGGGCAGGTTGGTGGGGCCCATGATGGTGACGCCGTGTTTGACGATTGTCTGACCGGGTTCGGTGAAGGCGCAGTTCCCACCGTTCGCGGCGGCGAGATCAACCACGATGGATCCCGGACTCATCGCCTTCACGGCCTCCTCGGTGATGAGCAGCGGCGCGCGCCGGCCGGGGATGAGGGCCGTCGACACCACGACATCCGATGAGCCGATGTGCGGCACGAGCAACTCGGTCTGCCGGTGCGCCTTTTCCTCGGCGAGGGCCTTCGCGTACCCGCCGGCGTCCTGCGAGCCGGCCGTCTCCAGTTCGAGCTGGACGAACGTTGCTCCGAGGCTCTCGATCTCTTCGCGCACCGCGTCGCGCACGTCGTACCCCCACACCTTCGCGCCCAGTCGGCGGGCCGTAGCAATGGCCTGCAGGCCGGCGACGCCGGCGCCGAGGACGAGAACGTTGGCGGGTTTGACCGTGCCGGCGGCGGTGGTCAGCAGCGGGAAGAACTTGGGCAGCGCCTCGGCGGCTTTCAACACAGCCTTGTAGCCGGCAATCGAACTCATGGCCGAGAGCGCATCCATCTTCTGGGCCCGCGAAATACGGGGCACCAGCTCGGTGCTGAAGGCTGTGACTTTCTGCGCGGCGAGGCTGCGGGTGACCTGCGGAGCATCGAGCGGGCTCAGAAATCCAATGTAGATCGCCCCTTCGCGAAGCATCCCGACCTCGGCATCGGAGGGCGGGGCGACCTTCAGTACGAGGTCCGCCCCGAACGCATCGACCCGGGTGCCGATTCGGGCGCCGGCCGCCGTAAACGCCGCATCACCGTGGTACGAACCGGCCCCGGCGCCGGCCTCGACGATGATCTCCATGCCCTTTTTCACCAACCGCCCGACAACCTCGGGCACCAGGGCCACGCGCCGCTCATCTGTTGCAGTCTCCGCGGGAACGCCAATCGTAAATGCCATAACTCCAGTGGGGTTCAGTACATAGTCTCGAACGCCCGAAGAATACAGCGGCCGGAGTCAAAAAATGTAAGGAGATTCCTTAAAGATGGTTTAAGGTTCGGGGTTTAAGGTTTAAGGGACTCTTTTGACCTTGAACCTGAAGTTGGTTTAAGGTTCAGGGTTGAAGGCTCGAGGGAAGGTTCCGTCTCACCGCATTAAACCTCGAACCTTAACCCTTTAACCCATTCTTCCCCTCTCAAACCGGTCCATGAACGCCACCAGCGCATCCACCGAGGCTACGGGGCAGGCGTTGTAGATCGAGGCGCGCATGCCGCCGACGGAGCGATGACCCTTCAAGCCGAGCAGCCCTTCTTTTTCGGCGCTTTTGACGAACTCGTCCTCCAGCGCTTCATCGCGCAGGCGGAAACAGACGTTCATCTCGGAGCGGTCGGCCTGGTCCGCCGTGCCACGGTAGAAGTCGGTGGCGTCGATGCGGGCGTAGAGTTTACCGGCTTTTTCGGCGTTTCGCTTGTGGATGCCCGGAATACCTCCGAGGCCTTCGAGCCAGCGGAGGACTTTCTCGACCATATAGATCGCAAACACCGGCGGCGTATTGTAGAGGTCGGCCGCGTGGGTGCCGTAGTCGAGCATGACGGGCAGGTTCGGGTTGCGCTTCTGGAGGAAGGCGTCCTTCACGAGAACGACCGTGACGCCGGCCGGCCCGATGTTTTTCTGGGCGCCGGCATAGATGAGGCCGTAGCGATCGAGCGTCAGCGGCCGGCTCAGGAAGTCGCTGGAGGCATCACACACGAGCGGGACCCCAACATTCGGCTCCTCATGAAACTGGGTGCCGAAGATGGTATTGTTCGACGTGTAGTGGAGATACGCCGCCTTCGGATCGAGCTGCCAGGTCGACCGCGCCGGGATGTACGCGAAATTGCGGTCCTTGCTGCTCGCGACCTGTTTCGATGCGCCGACCAGCGCGCCCTGTTTGTACGCGTTCGAGGCCCAGGTACCGGTCACCAGGTAATCGGCGCTTCCGCCCGCCGGCAGGAAGTTCAGCGGTACCTGGTAAAACTGCATCGACGCCCCGCCCTGC carries:
- a CDS encoding DivIVA domain-containing protein, with amino-acid sequence MKLTPLDIKKQEFTRTFRGIDPQEVQGFLDMVADQWGSLLDENRRLEQNIRDMDSKLIHYRKIEEALQEALETARDNSHRTIENAQREAQIILKEARAEAEEIRGKAFNEHKRLKTDVSKIAGRRDEIMARLRAFLMSELEILARFEGQDPIGFIRLAAPDKRKLERPTMRSMEEYDSRDDVHEDEPPYSHSPGDGRPAQQAAPPVVERTPPPARPAPVVDRTPPPVERPAPPHV
- a CDS encoding YggS family pyridoxal phosphate-dependent enzyme, coding for MERVPGHLTTRLQEIEQHIVRACERAGRERSSVTLVAVTKTYPIAVVLEAMAAGVQHFGENRVQELTQKVREIQGATGGDGVFWHMIGHIQRNKVRDVVACADFVHSVDRLELAEELDARAQAAGRRMPCFVQVNVSGEASKFGADPDALAGLLEGLRRLQTLDVLGFMTLASPTDDPESVRPEFRRLREVFDRARSDYSHLAGMNALSMGMSGDFEVAIEEGATHVRIGSALFGPRS
- a CDS encoding FtsX-like permease family protein, with the protein product MALRDSRGSRRRLLLFVSSMVLGVAALVAIRSFGDNLERAVDNEASALFGADMSLERGGPFSEATEALIDSLGGRQARRISFASMAFFPRVQGARLATVRAIDEGYPFYGAIETDPPEAAVAYHRDGAALLDGALLEQFGVRVGDTVQVGNVSYPIAGEIIKTPRESAAFALFSPRIFISSAGLDTLLLQRGSRADYEVYFLFEDGRDVEQTVESIRPHLDEERVGIDTVAEVKDDWNEGLSNLYRFLGLVGLVALLLGGVGVASTVHVYITQRIETVAVLRCLGARSTPTFLIFLVQAGVMGALAAAIGCTIGVGIQYLVPTLLAEVLPVAVAVTLSWPAIALGFGVGLGVAVLFSLLPLLAVREVSPLLTLRRSYEATPSAGSVWLRRGIYVIIALVVAGLSIIQAPEWEVGLGYAAAVTIVFGMLALVAKGIIHFAPRLMPASWSYPWRQGLSNLYRPNNQTLMLMLALGLGTFLIMTLYLAQQTLMAQIQVAGGEGRPNTVLFDIQKVQIGGVREIVLQQGLEIIEEVPIVTMRLARVKGDDVEAMRRDTTRQGGGWALRREYRSSYRGAMNDAETLEAGAFIGTVAADAEIVPISVEQDLARELNVGLGDTLVWDVQGLPITTYVSSLRSVDWQRFQTNFFVIFPEGVLEAAPQFFVMLTRTAGDVEAGSLTAALFNGYPNVSSIDLTLVLNIFDTIYERIAFVLRFMALFSLCTGMIVLVAAVTVSRFQRIEESVLLKTLGASRRQLIRIMLIEYLFLGFFATATGMLLALASSAALALFVFDTPFVPSLGPIVLIGLLITGLTLVIGLLNSRGIYARPPLEVLRAER
- a CDS encoding ABC transporter ATP-binding protein, with the protein product MQGTPVLELIDIAKTYQSGGRPLTVLKEISVTLNEGDTCAIVGPSGSGKTTLLGLCAGLDAPSTGTIRLCGVEIGRLTEDERAAVRNEQVGFIFQSFQLIPTLSALENVMVPAELRGDRQAAGRARDLLAQVGLADRMHHYPKQLSGGEQQRVGIARAFINQPRILFADEPTGNLDSDTGAVIEGLLFDLNARAGTTLVLVTHDIDLASRTERIIRLRGGAVVSDTKKEEAISQ
- a CDS encoding arylesterase, whose translation is MKKSRVFRFFLPLLLLIAACGGREEAAPAPAEIATPPAGLARQTILVLGNSIAAGLGVEPEESFPGRLQQFIDSTGLAFEVVNAGVSGETTAGGLGRIDWLLRQRVDVLIIELGGNDGLRGTVPEATKANLVAIIERTRDRYPEADILLAGMQMPPNLGQLYTERFREIFPEIAAEHDTHLVPFLLDRVGGVASLNQPDGIHPTPEGHHIVAETVWRYLEPVLRARML
- a CDS encoding DUF2339 domain-containing protein, with the translated sequence MSSNQDPSYDKRLEQLERTVAHLEYTISRLQERLTSSNAPVPPRRPAHHEGSDPRPGTSRLLADVKPAPASETPVPAERPGRVRPMYALNADRWMNRVGLAFVLFGIVFGIKYFLDQAWFTPLLRVLSGLSAGALLTLAGFHWHRKRTRLAQVLLCAGVAMLYLTAFAAYQLYFIVPYPVAYFGMFAVSVGAFLLSIKRDDPVVSILAVFGGLVTPFIMHSQGDNLFGIISYTSLILTGAAVIYWFTGWRSLLFLSAIGGWIVIILCYLNVGLYFESVAADRWLLLFGVLLGWVLFWAMPVVRGILRARYPERYAAPPPVRAVGYFFNHPALPLSVATPLLTFVFSMLIWDLSDNLWGWIALEAAAIYGFLYLYIRGRDLNHLAQMQGFAASVLLVMGLFLLFKEYALLVALASAAAVMRHVARLMKDRIMSFNSHALFLVVISWLTMRLLNVDVAGTPVMNLPALCELAVIVLCASMAPILRRSWMYLIYLFCAHFLFLGWVYREVGSMYGGEALVTAIWTGYGIILFAFSYWNSALLLRRVGIGTLGLTLSKFFLFDLDTVDPLVRVILFLGFGISFLGLSSLLPRLIARNVRISQAPAADATETEGKR
- a CDS encoding NAD(P)(+) transhydrogenase (Re/Si-specific) subunit beta, encoding MIATLIDLAYLLAASLFIVGMKRLQSPSTARQGNRLSSIAMLIAVLATLFVADILTPVEMLLGLVIGAGIGLVMARRVEMTSMPEMVGALNGLGGIGSTLVAGAELMRYIVWAAEPASVAAPEAPFSAAIGITIFLSILIGTVTFSGSFVAVGKLSGKVSGNPISFPGMRVLTLLLAAVVIAGHVLAAYEAGAFPAHSDWLLWAAAGVVVASLLLGILLVIPIGGADMPVVIALLNSYSGLAASATGFVLDNTALIVSGALVGASGLILTKIMCDAMNRSLINVLLGGFGGDNTADAGESKSNFEGKSVRSTTPEDVAIMLSYAQNVIIVPGYGMAVAQAQHQVRELADVLQSKGVTVKYAIHPVAGRMPGHMNVLLAEANVPYDKLFEMDDINGEFDNTDVTLVIGANDVVNPAARHDKASPIYGMPILNVDKSRNVVILKRSMRPGYSGVENELFFYDNAQLLFGDAKDSIVKLTNEVKAVD
- a CDS encoding NAD(P) transhydrogenase subunit alpha; translation: MLENLIIFVLASFIGFEVISKVPQTLHTPLMSGTNAISGITIVGALVAAGMVGGSAAKWLGFAAVIVATINVVGGFLVTDRMLQMFKKKA